The Planctomycetota bacterium genome includes a region encoding these proteins:
- a CDS encoding GNAT family N-acetyltransferase, producing MASLIRKRAMDDPEVADFVSRHETYLFQEPVWGEVLSALGYPLAYYCLEDDGRIVLAHQMARVRVGFFDLLCGGMPYGFATGDMSRLDDFLRLLPEVVRAEGVHRIRLSRNHYDPPFEPEGYDVQEHVLHILHFDGRTEDQVWKDFKSRVRRDVRLGERRGVAIESADTPEARDELFHMYCDTMARNRTVVTWRRAMIEKVWDLLVSRGLGEMLLARYEGEPVAGMVTFYSGARCFYFLGASSGTHRSLCPNDAVVWEAMRRALARGCEVFDLMTSSRDDAPLIEFKAKWGATQYPFYFYERDLSRWRCRLFDAAYRAVRTRVGGALLRLVKGRGD from the coding sequence GTGGCGAGCCTCATCCGAAAACGCGCGATGGACGATCCCGAAGTCGCGGACTTTGTGTCGCGGCACGAGACATACCTCTTTCAGGAGCCGGTCTGGGGCGAGGTGCTGTCGGCGCTCGGCTATCCTCTGGCGTACTATTGTCTGGAGGACGATGGGCGGATCGTCCTCGCGCACCAGATGGCGCGCGTGCGGGTGGGATTCTTTGATTTATTGTGCGGCGGGATGCCCTACGGATTCGCGACCGGCGACATGTCGCGCCTCGACGACTTTCTCCGCCTGCTGCCGGAGGTGGTCCGCGCGGAAGGCGTTCATCGCATTCGCCTGAGCCGCAACCATTACGACCCGCCTTTTGAGCCGGAGGGGTACGACGTCCAGGAGCACGTCCTGCACATCCTGCACTTCGACGGGCGGACGGAAGACCAGGTGTGGAAGGATTTCAAGAGCCGCGTCCGGCGCGACGTTCGGCTGGGAGAGCGGCGCGGCGTGGCAATCGAGTCGGCCGACACGCCGGAGGCACGCGACGAACTCTTCCACATGTACTGCGACACGATGGCCCGCAACCGCACCGTCGTCACGTGGCGCCGCGCGATGATCGAGAAGGTGTGGGACCTGTTGGTCTCGCGCGGCCTGGGCGAGATGCTCCTGGCGCGGTACGAGGGCGAGCCCGTGGCAGGCATGGTCACGTTCTACAGCGGCGCCCGGTGCTTCTATTTTCTGGGCGCCTCGAGCGGCACGCACCGCAGCCTCTGCCCGAACGATGCGGTGGTCTGGGAGGCGATGCGGCGGGCGCTCGCGCGCGGTTGCGAGGTCTTCGACCTTATGACCTCCTCGCGCGACGATGCTCCGCTGATAGAGTTCAAGGCCAAATGGGGCGCGACGCAGTACCCGTTCTATTTCTACGAGCGGGACCTGTCGCGCTGGCGGTGCCGGCTGTTCGATGCGGCCTACCGGGCGGTGCGGACGCGGGTGGGCGGAGCGCTGCTGCGGCTGGTGAAAGGGCGCGGCGACTAG